Proteins from a genomic interval of Polaribacter sejongensis:
- a CDS encoding MBOAT family O-acyltransferase, protein MLFNSIEFLLFLPAVFFLYWLILKKIELQNGLILIASYVFYGWWDWRFLSLILLSTIVDYTLALRLKKNKNNLQRKYLLWTSIIFNIGLLGYFKYYNFFIDNWIQLWATFDIKMHESSLNIILPVGISFYTFQTLSYTIDVYRNKLEPTKNFIAFASFVSFFPQLVAGPIERASNLLPQFFIKRKFEYQLAKSGIKLILWGMFKKIVIADNCAIYANDIFSNYNELSGVTLILGAIYFSFQIYCDFSGYSDIAIGTARLFGFKLMRNFNYPYFSRDIAEFWRRWHISLSTWFRDYLYIPLGGSKGSKFQQIRNVFVIFLVSGFWHGANWTFVVWGGLNALFFLPLLLTNNNRKNLNITSENKLFPSIKELGQIVFTFTLTTLAWVFFRSETITDALNYLRLVFSNETFLKLNYLSTIERFSFEIIFLLPILLIYEWFYRKEETPFNGKFQLINETIILLLLLVFGIYSNYSNFIYFQF, encoded by the coding sequence ATGCTATTCAATTCTATTGAGTTTTTATTGTTTTTACCTGCAGTCTTTTTTTTGTATTGGCTAATATTAAAAAAAATAGAATTACAAAATGGATTAATATTAATAGCCAGCTATGTTTTCTATGGTTGGTGGGACTGGAGATTTTTGTCACTAATACTTTTAAGTACAATAGTAGATTACACATTAGCTCTAAGGTTAAAGAAGAATAAAAATAATCTACAAAGAAAATACCTCCTTTGGACTAGTATCATTTTTAATATAGGTTTATTAGGCTATTTTAAATACTACAATTTTTTTATTGATAATTGGATTCAACTCTGGGCAACCTTTGACATAAAGATGCATGAAAGTTCCTTAAACATTATTCTTCCTGTAGGAATTTCTTTTTATACTTTTCAAACACTCAGTTATACAATTGATGTTTATAGAAACAAATTAGAACCAACAAAAAACTTTATAGCCTTTGCAAGTTTTGTTTCATTCTTTCCACAATTAGTTGCTGGTCCCATTGAGAGAGCTTCTAATTTATTACCTCAATTTTTTATAAAAAGAAAATTTGAATATCAATTAGCAAAATCCGGAATTAAATTAATACTCTGGGGAATGTTTAAAAAGATTGTAATTGCTGATAATTGTGCTATTTATGCAAACGATATATTTAGCAATTACAACGAGTTAAGTGGGGTTACATTAATTTTGGGTGCCATCTATTTCTCTTTCCAAATTTACTGTGATTTTTCTGGATATTCTGATATTGCTATTGGTACAGCAAGATTATTTGGTTTTAAATTAATGAGAAACTTTAACTACCCTTATTTCTCAAGAGATATTGCAGAATTCTGGAGACGTTGGCATATAAGTTTATCAACTTGGTTTAGAGACTACCTGTATATCCCACTAGGTGGTTCTAAAGGAAGTAAATTTCAACAAATTAGAAATGTTTTTGTTATTTTTTTAGTGAGCGGATTCTGGCATGGTGCCAACTGGACATTTGTAGTTTGGGGTGGACTTAATGCACTATTTTTTCTACCACTCCTACTAACTAACAACAACAGAAAAAATCTAAATATTACTTCAGAAAACAAATTATTTCCATCAATTAAAGAATTAGGTCAAATAGTTTTCACTTTTACTTTAACCACTTTAGCTTGGGTCTTTTTTAGGTCTGAAACTATAACGGATGCTTTAAACTACTTAAGATTAGTTTTCTCAAACGAAACGTTTCTAAAACTTAATTATTTATCAACTATAGAAAGATTCTCTTTTGAAATAATATTTTTATTACCAATTTTATTAATATATGAATGGTTTTACAGAAAAGAAGAAACTCCCTTTAATGGAAAATTTCAACTGATTAATGAAACTATAATTCTACTTTTATTACTTGTATTTGGTATTTACTCTAATTATTCTAATTTCATTTATTTTCAATTTTAA
- a CDS encoding Lrp/AsnC family transcriptional regulator, with protein MYQVDEIDLQLLRLLQKDADITTKELAQRVNLTNTPVFDRIKRLKKEGYIKKTTAVLCSEKLDVSLIVFCNVKLKEHTKEIGNQFVKDIMFLKEVTECYNTSGDFDFLLKVMVKDMKHYQSFVLQSLGSVKGIGSAHSTFVMGEIKNNHGIPL; from the coding sequence ATGTATCAAGTTGATGAAATTGATTTACAACTACTTCGTTTATTACAAAAAGACGCGGATATTACTACAAAAGAACTTGCTCAGCGTGTAAATCTTACAAATACGCCTGTTTTTGATCGTATAAAACGATTAAAAAAAGAAGGGTATATAAAAAAAACAACGGCTGTTTTATGTAGCGAGAAGTTAGATGTTTCTTTAATTGTATTCTGTAATGTGAAGTTGAAGGAACATACCAAAGAAATAGGGAATCAGTTTGTAAAAGATATTATGTTTCTTAAAGAAGTAACAGAGTGTTATAACACTTCTGGCGATTTTGATTTCTTATTAAAAGTGATGGTAAAAGATATGAAACATTATCAATCGTTTGTGTTACAAAGTTTGGGTTCTGTGAAAGGTATAGGAAGTGCTCATAGTACTTTTGTGATGGGAGAAATTAAGAATAACCACGGAATTCCTTTATAA
- the metE gene encoding 5-methyltetrahydropteroyltriglutamate--homocysteine S-methyltransferase, whose protein sequence is MKTTILGHPRIGEKRELKKAIESYWKENIDETTLLKVASDIKKKNWLNQKEIGIDIIPSNDFSLYDQVLDMSLTLNCIPKRFRELKNKVSFVDLYFAMARGFQKDSFDIVAMEMTKWFDTNYHYLVPEFEKEQKFELNSCKIISEYQEALKEGIKTKPVLVGPLTYLLVGKEKENGFHRLELLDRLLPTYIQLIEELQNEGATNIQFDEPYLSLDLTLKEQEAYFKTYTLLKAKFPKITFILANYFGNLNDNLNLTLSLPVDVLHVDLVRGLDELDSILVHQNKNQILSLGIVDGRNIWKNNFDTSIEIINKAKAIKGDNLWISSSCSLLHSPYNLDNENGGSIPEEVTQWLAFAKQKLQEIVLLKKIAKNNLQASDIKEIEANKLAFINKNNSTLIHNNQVKNRINALTEADSLRNNIFVERQKTQKSALKLPLFPTTTIGSFPQTKEVRSLRLKYKKHQLSEEKYNSFLEKEITSAIRFQENIGLDVLVHGEFERNDMVEYFGERLNGFAFSSFGWVQSYGTRCVKPPILFGDVSRENPMTVKWTEFAQSLSKKYVKGMLTGPVTILQWSFVRDDQPRAATCNQIALAIRDEVANLEKAGIKIIQIDEPAIREGLPLRKDNWATYLKWAVNAFKISASVVKDETQIHTHMCYSEFNDIIANIADMDADVITIETSRSEMELLDVFVDFKYPNEIGPGVYDIHSPRVPNINEIEHLLIKATKLLPPENIWVNPDCGLKTRDWPETISALENLVASAKLMRERVATTV, encoded by the coding sequence ATGAAAACTACTATTTTAGGGCATCCAAGAATTGGAGAAAAAAGAGAGCTAAAAAAAGCAATTGAAAGTTACTGGAAAGAAAATATAGATGAAACAACGCTATTAAAAGTTGCCAGCGACATTAAAAAGAAGAACTGGTTAAATCAGAAAGAAATAGGAATCGATATTATTCCTTCTAATGATTTTTCTTTATACGACCAAGTTTTAGACATGTCGCTAACCTTAAATTGTATTCCTAAAAGATTTAGAGAATTAAAAAACAAGGTTTCTTTTGTCGATTTATACTTTGCAATGGCACGTGGTTTTCAGAAAGATAGTTTTGATATTGTTGCAATGGAAATGACAAAATGGTTTGATACAAATTACCATTATTTAGTTCCTGAATTTGAAAAAGAACAAAAATTTGAATTAAATTCTTGTAAAATTATCAGCGAATATCAAGAAGCATTAAAAGAAGGTATTAAAACAAAACCTGTATTAGTTGGTCCTTTAACTTATTTATTGGTTGGAAAAGAAAAGGAAAATGGCTTTCATAGATTAGAATTATTAGATCGTTTATTACCTACTTATATTCAATTAATTGAAGAATTACAAAACGAAGGAGCAACGAATATTCAGTTTGATGAACCTTATTTATCTTTAGATTTAACACTAAAAGAGCAAGAAGCTTATTTTAAAACGTACACTCTTTTAAAAGCTAAATTCCCTAAGATTACATTTATTTTAGCCAACTATTTTGGTAATTTAAACGATAACTTAAACCTAACGCTGTCTTTACCTGTTGATGTTTTACATGTAGATTTAGTGAGAGGTTTAGATGAGTTAGATTCTATTTTAGTTCATCAAAATAAAAACCAAATACTGTCTTTAGGTATTGTTGATGGAAGAAATATTTGGAAAAATAATTTTGATACTTCCATAGAAATTATCAACAAAGCAAAAGCAATTAAAGGCGATAATCTTTGGATTTCTTCTTCATGTTCTTTACTCCATAGTCCTTATAATTTAGATAACGAAAATGGCGGTTCTATTCCGGAGGAAGTAACGCAATGGTTGGCTTTTGCTAAACAGAAATTACAAGAAATTGTATTGCTTAAAAAAATAGCTAAGAATAATTTACAAGCATCAGATATTAAAGAGATAGAAGCAAACAAACTCGCTTTTATCAATAAGAACAACTCTACACTTATACATAACAACCAGGTTAAAAATCGTATAAATGCATTAACGGAAGCAGATAGTTTAAGAAATAATATTTTTGTAGAAAGACAAAAAACACAAAAATCAGCATTAAAACTCCCTCTTTTTCCAACAACAACAATTGGTTCTTTTCCACAAACAAAAGAAGTTAGATCTTTAAGGTTAAAATACAAGAAGCATCAATTATCCGAAGAAAAATACAACTCCTTTTTAGAAAAAGAAATTACGAGCGCTATCAGGTTTCAAGAAAATATTGGTTTAGATGTTTTGGTTCATGGTGAATTTGAGCGTAATGACATGGTAGAATATTTCGGAGAAAGATTAAATGGTTTTGCTTTTTCTAGTTTTGGATGGGTGCAGAGTTATGGTACAAGATGTGTAAAACCTCCTATTCTTTTTGGTGATGTGTCTAGAGAAAACCCAATGACTGTAAAATGGACTGAATTTGCGCAAAGTTTGTCTAAAAAGTATGTAAAAGGAATGCTTACTGGGCCAGTAACAATTTTACAATGGTCTTTTGTTAGAGATGATCAACCAAGGGCAGCAACGTGTAATCAGATTGCACTAGCCATACGAGATGAAGTTGCTAATTTAGAAAAAGCAGGTATAAAAATTATTCAGATTGATGAACCTGCCATAAGAGAAGGTTTGCCTTTAAGAAAGGATAATTGGGCAACATATTTAAAATGGGCAGTAAATGCGTTTAAGATTTCAGCAAGTGTTGTTAAGGATGAAACGCAAATTCACACACACATGTGTTACTCGGAGTTTAACGACATCATTGCAAATATTGCAGATATGGATGCCGATGTAATTACCATAGAAACTTCGCGTTCGGAAATGGAATTACTAGATGTTTTTGTCGATTTTAAATATCCCAATGAAATTGGACCAGGAGTTTATGACATTCACTCACCACGAGTGCCAAACATAAATGAAATTGAACATTTACTTATAAAAGCAACAAAATTATTGCCACCAGAAAATATTTGGGTGAATCCAGATTGTGGTTTAAAAACCAGAGATTGGCCAGAAACAATTTCTGCTTTAGAAAATTTAGTTGCTTCTGCAAAATTAATGAGAGAAAGAGTAGCAACCACAGTTTAA